GGGACGCGGGGCCACAGGTGCCAGAGCGGGCCAAGCGCCGCAAGGCTTGCCGCGCGGGGCGGCTGAGGGGAACATGCGAAACCTCACGATGCCCGAGAACCGCATGGCCTCATAATCTGGTAACTTCAAATCTTGTCGCCCGCAGAACTTCGCAATCTCAAAACGTCGTCATCCCCGCGAAGGCGGGGACCCAACTGATGGCGGATCAACAGGAACGGGCATCAGATGGGTTCCCGCTTCGCGGGAATGACCAAGAAGGGTTGGCCCTCGCGGCGACCTCACCCTTGCCCGCCATCCACGCAGCAGGCAGGGAAGCAGGCATGAGTGCCGACTGGACAGCCGCCATCGCCCGCGCCCGCGCCCACGCCCCCTACCTTGCCGGCGCGCTGGACCGCTTGCCGCGTCTCACCGAACTGCTCGCCGCCGGCGACAGCGCTGGTGCCCTTGCACTGGCGAAGGCCGCCGGCGAAGGCGCGCCCGATACTTCGGCGGCGCTGCGACGGGAAAAGCAGGCGCTGGCCCTTGCGCTCGCCATCGGCGACCTTGCCGGGGCCTTTCCGCTGCTGGAGGTGACCGGCGCCCTTTCCGCCTTCGCCGACCGCGCGCTGAACGCCGCCATCGTCGAAGGTATCCGCCGCCGCGCGCCGGACTTCGACCCGGCACATACGCCCACCGGCTTCATCGCCCTGGCCCTTGGCAAGCACGGCGCGGGCGAGCTTAACTACAGCTCCGACATCGACCCGATCCTGCTGTTCGATCCCCTGCTGCTCCCCCGCCGCGAGCGCGACGAACCCGGCGAGGCGGCCCAGCGCGTGGCCCGTACCGTGGTCGAAACCCTCTCGCGCATGGACCACGAAGGCTATGTCTTCCGCGTCGACCTGCGGCTGCGCCCTGCTTCCGAAGTCAGCCCGCTGGCGATCTCGGTCAACGCCGCGCTGACCCATTACGAATCCTCGGCCCTGACGTGGGAGCGCGCCGCCTTCATCCGAGCCCGCGCCTGCGCCGGAGATATCGCGGCGGGCGAAGGTTTCCTCGCTGCGATCCGCCCCTTCGTGTGGCGCCGCAGCCTGGATTTCGGCGCCATCGCCGAAATCGGCCGCCTGACCGCGCAGATCCGCGCCAGCACGCGCGGAAGCGCCGTTGTCGGTCCCGGCTTCGACCTCAAGAAAGGGCGCGGCGGCATCCGCGAGGTGGAGTTCTACGCCCAGACCCACCAGCTGATCCACGGCGGCCGCAACCCGGCGCTGCGCCTGCGCGGCACGCGCGCCACGCTGGATGCGCTGGCTGCAGCCGGGCTGGTCCCCGCCGAAGAAGCGCGCCTGCTGGGCGAAAGCTACGACCGTCTGCGCACCGTCGAACACCGCCTGCAGATGATGCAGGACCAGCAGACCCACAGCCTGCCCAAAACGGCAGAGGCGATCGAGGCGGTGGCCCGGCTCGACGGCCTCGCCAGCGGTCAGGCCCTGCTCGACGAGCTGACCGAGATCACCGAGGCCGTCGGCAGCCGCTACGATGCGCTTATCATGGCCAATACGCCCCAAGGCGCCGTGGTCGTTGCCATGCCCGACCAGTCCTCGCTGGTGGAGGAGCTGGAGGCGCTGGGCTTTGCCGAGCCCGCCGCGCTGGCGGAGCGGATTCGCGGCTGGCTGGGCGGCAAGGTCCGGGCGCTGCGGTCCGAGGCGGCGCGCGCCGCCTTCGAAACGATCCGCCCCGACCTGCTGGCCGCCTTCGCCGCCGCGCCTGAGCCGGAACGGGCGCTGGCCCGCTGGGAACAACTGCTGGGCAACCTGCCCACCGCCATCAACCTGTTCAACCTGCTGGTGGCGCGCCCGGCGCTGATCGAACTGCTGGCCCGTATCCTTGGCCTCGCTCCGCCGCTGGCCGATGCGCTGGCGCGCCGGGCCGACCTGCTCGACCCCCTGATCGACGCCAGCGCCTTCGACCTGCCCGGAACGGTGGAGGAGCTGACCGCGCAGCTGTCCCGCTTCGAATCCGGCGACGATTACGAACGCAAGCTCGACGCGGTGCGCCGTAAGGTGGGCGAAATCCGCTTCAAGCTGGGCGTCCAGCTGATCGAAGGCGCCAACGACCCGATTGCCATCGGCCAGGCCCTGGCCCGCATCGCCGAAGCCGCGCTGGTGGTGCTGACCGATGCTGCCGCCGATGAATTTCGCGCCGCCCACGGCGCGGTGCCGGGCAGCGAACTTCTGGTGCTGGGCCTTGGCCGGATGGGCGGCGGCGTGCTGACTCATGCCTCCGACCTCGATCTCATCTACCTGTTCAGCGGCGATCATCAGGCGGAATCGGACGGGCGCCGCCCGCTGGGCGCCACGCATTACTACAACCGCCTGTCGCAGCGGGCGATCTCGGCGCTCTCCGTCGCGACCGCGCAGGGCGCCCTGTTCGAGGTCGACACCCGCCTGCGCCCCTCAGGTGAGCAAGGCCCGCCAGCCGCCAGCCTCGACAGCTTCGAGCGTTACCAGCGCGAACAGGCCTGGACCTGGGAACACATGGCGCTGTGCCGCGCCCGCCCGCTTTATGGCTCGGCAGAGGGCCGCGCACCCCTCACCGCCATCGTGCGCGATGTCCTCACCGCCCCGCGCGATGACGACAAGCTGCGCGCCGACGTGCTGGAAATGCGTGCCAAGATGGCGAATCACAAACCCGCCAAGGGCCCGCTCGACGTCAAGCTGGCGCGCGGTGGACTGGTCGACCTCGAATTCATCATCCACTTCATCCAGCTGCGCGAGCGCGGTCCCGGCCTCGACCCCGATCTTGGCGAGGCGGTCCGCGCGCTCGCCGCCGCCGGGCTGCTGCCCGCCACGCTGGTGGACGCGCACGACGCGCTCACCCGCCTGCTGGTCGCGGGCCGCCTGCTTGCCCCCGATATGCAGGTGCCCGGCCCTGCCGCACGCATGGCGCTGGTGCGCGCATGTGGCTATGACGACTGGGAAGCGCTCGAACAGGGCCTTGGCCTTGCCCGCCGCCACGTCGCGGCCGCATGGCACGAGGCGTTCGGCGAAACATTGGAGACAGACGCATGACCACCCCCGGCAACTCGCACGGCCGCCCGCACGTTGGAGACACCTTCCCCGACATCGCCATGGAAACGCCCGAAGGCGGCAGCGTGAAGGCCTCTGACTTCGCCGGACGCAAGCTGGTGGTGTTCTTCTACCCCAAGGACAGCACGCCGGGCTGCACCACGGAAAACATCGAATTTTCCGCCCTCAAGGCCGAATTCGAAGCCGCCGGAACCGCACTGCTGGGCGTCAGCAAGGACTCTGCGAAAAAGCACCAGAACTTCATCGCCAAGCATGATCTGACGGCTCCGCTCGCCAGCGATGCCGAGGAAAACGGCCTGTCGGACGCGCTCGGCATCTGGACCGAGAAGCAGAACTATGGCCGCACATACATGGGCATGGTGCGCACCACCTACCTGATCGGCCCCGACGGGAAGATCGCGCAGGTCTGGGACAAGGTGAAGGTCAAGGACCACGCCGCCAAGGTGCTGGAAGCCGCGAAGGCCCTGTGACCCAGCAAACCGTTGCCGCCGCGATCCGGGCCGCGCTGTGCCAGCAGGCTCCCCGGGCCAAGGCGATGGCCGCGCGCAAAGTCGCGCGCGACTGGCGGCTGGGCAGGCTCTCTTTCGCCTTCGATACCGTGATGCCCGAAACGCCGGGCCGCCCGGACCGGCCCGAACTGCTGCTCCCCGGCAAGATGCCCAAGCGCGGCAAGGCCGGGTCCGAACGCGGGCGCATCGCCCTTTGGCACGCTCTCGCCCATATCGAGTTCGTGGCGATCGATCTTGCGCTGGACATGGCCGGGCGCTTTGGCGCCGAAATGGGCCCCGCCTTCATCGGCGATTTCCTCAGCGTGGCGGCGGACGAGGCGATGCACTTCGCCCTGCTGGAACGTCATCTGCATACATTGGGCAGCCATTACGGCGCCCTGCCCGCTCACGACGGGCTGTGGACTTACGCCCATGACACCCGCCACGATGTCGCGGCGCGCCTTGCGGTGGTGCCGATGGTGCTGGAAGCGCGCGGCCTCGACGTCACGCCGGCCATGCTGGAACGGGTGCGCGCGGCCGGTGACGAGCGCGGCGCACGCATCCTGGAGCGCATCCTTGACGATGAAATCCGTCATGTTCGATTCGGTTCAAATCATTTCACCGACCTCGCCAAACGGTCGGGCGAAGACCCCTCAGACCGGTGGAAATCCTTGGTTTTTCGTTACTTTCGCGGCAACCTGAAACCACCATTCAACGACTCGGCGCGCCTCGCTGCCGGTTTGTCGCGCGATCTGTATACAGGGCTTGCCTGAGCGAAAGCTAACGGCATAAGTCAGGATCACGAGACGGCGGGGGGTTCCGACGATCTCCAAAACCTAGGCATGGCGACTTCACGCTTGAAGTTGGCCGCGCTCAAAATTCAGCGTCGCGCTCCACAGGTTGCTGGGCGGTAGCGGCGGAAAGCAAGGTATTGCGAGTGGTCGTAACGAATTTCTTCGCCAAGTTCCGCGCAGTGACTGGTCTCTTCGTCGCCGCAGGCATCACCATGGCCGCACATCCCGCCATGGCCAACAGCGCCGCCTCCGCCGCTGACATCTCCGCTCCGCTGCGCGCTGCACAGGCCGCCAACCAATCTGTAACGGGCGGTGAGGACGAACAGTTCCGCCAGCTCTTCAGTTCGTGGCAGAATTTCGAAGAAACCGGCCTTGCCGCTGCCAAGCCCAAGCCCGCCGTAGCCGGCAGCTTCGCCTCGGTCGCCATTCCTTCGCGCAACCCCCTCGCCCAGGAACGCATGACCAGCACCTTCGGCATGCGCGAACATCCCATTCTTGGCGGTCGCCGCGCTCACAAGGGCGTCGATCTCGCCGCGCCGACCGGCACCCCGATCTACGCAACGGCAGACGGCACCGTCAGCCGCGCTTCGTGGTTCAGCGGCTACGGCCTTTACATCTCGCTTGAGCACGGCGGTGACATGCAGACCCGCTACGGTCACATGTCGCGCCTCAACGTTGCCGAAGGCCAGCGCGTCCACAAGGGCGACGTGATCGGCTTCGTCGGCAGCACCGGCAACTCGACCGGCCCCCACCTCCATTACGAAGTGCGCGTTTCCGGTGAAGCCGTTAACCCGCTGGCTTACATGCAGACCGGCATTGCCGCCAATGACGGCGATGCCAAGGGCGGCTGATCCGCCCCACCCGGTTGAGAGGGGGAAGAGGCGGCTCGCAAGGCCGCCTTTTCTTTGTCCGCAATCCGCCGAAAAAAGGGGCGGCCCGTTACGAGGGTGGGCCGCCCGAAGTCGGGGAGAAGCGGATCGCACCCTCGGGCCCGCCAGGCGACGGGAAGGGGTGCGGGACCGGCAGGAAGGTTTTTCGCGCGTGCAGCGCACACCGGCATTGATCGCGATCAAACCCGCCGGTTTCATGCGAAAATCTGCTTCATCGCCTTAAATTTCCGGCAGCATCCGCCGTCCTTGATCGAAATGGACAAGCTGCGTTTCCGCCCCACGCCCAACTTGCGCGAACGCCGTCGGCGGCGCTGCCTGCGCTTTGTGCTAACGGATGCGCGCGGGGCCGAAATACCCGTGATCGTACGCGACATATCCTCGCGCGGGCTGAGCGCAGCCGCGCTGGGCGATCCACCCGCACTCAACGAAGTGGTACGCGCGGCGCTGGAGGACGGACGTGAACTGTGGGGTCTGGTGCGCTGGCGCGACGACAACCTGTTCGGCGTCGAATTCGACACGCGAAGCTAGGCCCGCACGGCAGCCGGTGGCCAGTCAGACGGCCGAACTGAAACGCCGCAGCGAGTCCTTGCGATAGGGATCGAAACGCGCCGCGATCGAGCGGGCATAGGGCAGCCCTCCCGGCAGGATAACCAGATCGTCGCCGTCCGTCTCGCACAGGCGCGCATCGAAATAGGGCGCGAGCAGCGGCCATGCCTCGGCGCGCAGATCCGGCTCGATCCTAGCCCGGCCCCGGCACATCAGCCCCTCTATCACAGCGCCGCGCCTGCGATCCCCGGCGCTGCGCACGATGCCGCGACTGGCAGCGAGGCGCTCCTGCGAGAGCATCATGCGATAGCGCCCGGTGTTCTTCTCGTTCTGGACCATCACGTCTGGAAAACTGCCAATCGCCGAGGCACCAAGGCCCAGCAGCACCGGCGCCTGATCGTCGGTAAATCCCTGGAAATTGCGTTTAAGATTCCCGGACAGGGTCGCCTGCGCCAGTGCGTCGCCGGGCCGGGCGAAATGGTCGAAGCCGACCGGGACATAGCCCTCCTCCAGCAGAAATTCGTACCCGAAAGCAGCCATGGCGAACCGCGCAGCCGCACCCGGCAAATCGCTGGCATCGATCTTGCGCTGGCGGGGGATGAGGTGGGGCACATGGGCATAGCCGAACAAGGCGATGCGGTCAGCGCCAAGCCCGGCGGTGCGTTCCAGCGAGTCCCTCAAATGC
The DNA window shown above is from Novosphingobium sp. P6W and carries:
- a CDS encoding bifunctional [glutamine synthetase] adenylyltransferase/[glutamine synthetase]-adenylyl-L-tyrosine phosphorylase, which encodes MSADWTAAIARARAHAPYLAGALDRLPRLTELLAAGDSAGALALAKAAGEGAPDTSAALRREKQALALALAIGDLAGAFPLLEVTGALSAFADRALNAAIVEGIRRRAPDFDPAHTPTGFIALALGKHGAGELNYSSDIDPILLFDPLLLPRRERDEPGEAAQRVARTVVETLSRMDHEGYVFRVDLRLRPASEVSPLAISVNAALTHYESSALTWERAAFIRARACAGDIAAGEGFLAAIRPFVWRRSLDFGAIAEIGRLTAQIRASTRGSAVVGPGFDLKKGRGGIREVEFYAQTHQLIHGGRNPALRLRGTRATLDALAAAGLVPAEEARLLGESYDRLRTVEHRLQMMQDQQTHSLPKTAEAIEAVARLDGLASGQALLDELTEITEAVGSRYDALIMANTPQGAVVVAMPDQSSLVEELEALGFAEPAALAERIRGWLGGKVRALRSEAARAAFETIRPDLLAAFAAAPEPERALARWEQLLGNLPTAINLFNLLVARPALIELLARILGLAPPLADALARRADLLDPLIDASAFDLPGTVEELTAQLSRFESGDDYERKLDAVRRKVGEIRFKLGVQLIEGANDPIAIGQALARIAEAALVVLTDAAADEFRAAHGAVPGSELLVLGLGRMGGGVLTHASDLDLIYLFSGDHQAESDGRRPLGATHYYNRLSQRAISALSVATAQGALFEVDTRLRPSGEQGPPAASLDSFERYQREQAWTWEHMALCRARPLYGSAEGRAPLTAIVRDVLTAPRDDDKLRADVLEMRAKMANHKPAKGPLDVKLARGGLVDLEFIIHFIQLRERGPGLDPDLGEAVRALAAAGLLPATLVDAHDALTRLLVAGRLLAPDMQVPGPAARMALVRACGYDDWEALEQGLGLARRHVAAAWHEAFGETLETDA
- a CDS encoding peroxiredoxin, with the protein product MTTPGNSHGRPHVGDTFPDIAMETPEGGSVKASDFAGRKLVVFFYPKDSTPGCTTENIEFSALKAEFEAAGTALLGVSKDSAKKHQNFIAKHDLTAPLASDAEENGLSDALGIWTEKQNYGRTYMGMVRTTYLIGPDGKIAQVWDKVKVKDHAAKVLEAAKAL
- a CDS encoding ferritin-like domain-containing protein — its product is MTQQTVAAAIRAALCQQAPRAKAMAARKVARDWRLGRLSFAFDTVMPETPGRPDRPELLLPGKMPKRGKAGSERGRIALWHALAHIEFVAIDLALDMAGRFGAEMGPAFIGDFLSVAADEAMHFALLERHLHTLGSHYGALPAHDGLWTYAHDTRHDVAARLAVVPMVLEARGLDVTPAMLERVRAAGDERGARILERILDDEIRHVRFGSNHFTDLAKRSGEDPSDRWKSLVFRYFRGNLKPPFNDSARLAAGLSRDLYTGLA
- a CDS encoding M23 family metallopeptidase; translation: MVVTNFFAKFRAVTGLFVAAGITMAAHPAMANSAASAADISAPLRAAQAANQSVTGGEDEQFRQLFSSWQNFEETGLAAAKPKPAVAGSFASVAIPSRNPLAQERMTSTFGMREHPILGGRRAHKGVDLAAPTGTPIYATADGTVSRASWFSGYGLYISLEHGGDMQTRYGHMSRLNVAEGQRVHKGDVIGFVGSTGNSTGPHLHYEVRVSGEAVNPLAYMQTGIAANDGDAKGG
- the hemN gene encoding oxygen-independent coproporphyrinogen III oxidase yields the protein MTWTYHPELLAIPVPRYTSYPTAAEFDDSVGTPQLEAALGGVNGEVSLYVHIPFCEKICWYCGCNTSVANRRDRVASYLDALHREIVLMAGRLPDGARVTRIAFGGGSPNGISPVDFVRLVDALTLQFAASGPVISIELDPRTLGPEWADVIGTVGIERASLGVQTFAPGLQAAIGRIQPTPMIEEATATLRRAGVQSLNFDLMYGLPGQTMAHLRDSLERTAGLGADRIALFGYAHVPHLIPRQRKIDASDLPGAAARFAMAAFGYEFLLEEGYVPVGFDHFARPGDALAQATLSGNLKRNFQGFTDDQAPVLLGLGASAIGSFPDVMVQNEKNTGRYRMMLSQERLAASRGIVRSAGDRRRGAVIEGLMCRGRARIEPDLRAEAWPLLAPYFDARLCETDGDDLVILPGGLPYARSIAARFDPYRKDSLRRFSSAV